In the genome of Natronomonas salina, the window AAGACGAACAGGTTGAACACGTCCCCGGTGAGCGAGACGCCCATCAGCCCGGCCAGCAGCAGCAGGTAGGCGCTGTAGAAGCTGTTCCGCCGCGGGCCGGCCCGCCGGGCGAACCCGAGGACGAGCAGCGCGACGACGGCGATCAGCGCGACGACGCCCGCCGAGAGGCCGTCGGCGGCCAGCTCGATGCCGTACTGCCGGTCGTAGCCGCCGAGCTGGTGGAAGTAGCGCTCGCCGGCGTAGACCCGCCCGACGACCCGGGCGGCGAGGCCGGTCTCGACGAGCGTCGCGAGCAGCGCGACCGGCCACCCGACCTCGTCGAACTTGAGGCCGAACAGCAGCGGCAGCGTCGCCGCGACGATGGGGACGGCGACGAGCAGCGGGAGTTCGAGGTTACTCATCGGCCACCTCCCGGATGGTGTGCTCGTCGAGCGTGCCGTACTCCGAGTAGATGCGGACGATGAGCGCCAGCGCGACCGCGGTGAGGCTGACGCCGACGACGATGGCGGTCAGCACGATGACGTGCGGCAGCGGGCTGACGTACTCGCCGACCGCGCCGCCCGCCGAGGGGACGACGGGGACCTCGGCGCCGGCGACGTACGCCATCGAGATGAAGAACAGGAAGATAGCGCTCTGGAAGAGGTTCAGCCCGATGACCTTCTTCACGAGGTTGGGGCTGGCCACCATCATGTACAGCCCGGTGGCGAACAGCACGGCGAACGTCGCGTAGGCGTACCGGGTGGCCAGGAAGTCCACCTGGAGGACCGGGACCTCCATCATCGGTTCTCACCCCCGGCGTAGCCGGCGGCGGTGAGGAAGAACAGCCCCATGATGACGCCGGCGACGATGGCGGAGACGCCGCCGATCTCGATGGCCTCCATCCCGTACTTCGTGCCGTCGGCGCCGAGCAGCGGCACGAACCGGTCGTACTCGAGGAAGTTACCGCCGAGTCTGAGCGCGGCGAGGCCGACGCCGGCGAAGACGAGCACGCCGCCGGCGGCGAGGCCGGTCACGAGGCCGTTGCCGATCCACTCCCGCGTCGGCCGGGCGCCGAAGGCGAACGCCAGCAGCAGGACGACGACGCCGACGAGCGCGCCGCCCTGGAAGCCGCCGCCCGGCGAGTCGGCGCCGTGGAACGTCATGAAGAGGCCGTACGTGAGGACGAACGGCGTGACGAACCTGACGGTGGTCATGATTATCTCGCTTTCCGTGTACGGGGCGTCGGTATCCGGCTGACTCATATGAATTCCTCCCGCTGCAGGACGACGAGGACGGCGACGCCGGCGGCGAAGACCACCACGGCCTCGCCGAAGGTGTCGAAGCCGCGGTAGGCCGCCAGCACCGCCGTCACGGTGTTGTGCACGTGCGTCTCGTGGTACGATTCCGCGAGGTAGTGGCCGGTCACCTCGGGGTTGCCGGTGACCGGCGTCAGGCCGCCGGCGAAGTTCTCGACGGGCATCGCGCCGACGGTGTACAGCATCACGCCGGCCAGGCCGGCGCAGACGAACGCCGCGGGCCAGTCGACACGCTCGAGGACGCGGTCGGTCGCCGGCCGCGTCGTCTTCGCCATGGTGACCAACAGCAGGACCGTCGTGACGCCGGCGCCGATTGCCGCCTCGGTGATGGCGACGTCCGGCGCGAGCAGGAGCGTGTAGAACAGCGCCATCCCGAGGCTGTAGGCGGCGAAGACGACGATGGCCGCCAGCGTGTCCCGGAGGGCGGCGGTCGCGAGTGCGGTCGCGACGACGAACGCGGCCAGCGCGTACCCGACTGCGCTCATCGTCGCTCGTCCCCCTCCGTCCACGGTTCGACTCCCTCCGCGTACGCGGCGCGGGCGACGGCGTGGGCCGCCGTCGGGTTCGTCACGAAGATGAACACGAGGAGCAACAGCGCCTTGATGACCTCCGTCTCGAAGCCGTAGGCGACGACCACGGCAGCGACGACGAGCCCGGCGCCGAGCGTGTCCGTCTGGGAGGCCGTGTGCGCCCGGGCGTAGACGTCCGGCAGCCGCAGGACGCCGACGGCGGAGACGAACGTGAAGAAGACGCCGCCGGCCAGCAGCGCGACGACGGCCACCTCCTGGACGTTCATATGACGTCACCCCGCTTGACGGTGAACTTGGAGATGGCGACGGCCATCACGAAGTTCAACAGCGCGTAGACGAGCGCGATGTCGAGGAACGACTGGCTGTCCAGCGCGACCGCCAGCACCGCGAGGATGACGACCGTGTTCGTCCCCAGGACGTTGACGGCGATGACGCGGTCCTGCGTCGTCGGGCCCTTGACCGCGCGGTAGAGCACGAGGATGGCGAGGACCGCCAGCGCCGTCGCCGTGGCCAGGAACGCCTCCGTCAGCATCAGTCCTCACCCTCCTGGAGCACTTCGGCATCGTCCCGCTCCTCGGGCGAGGCGACCGGCAGCGAGCCGCGGCCGTAGAAGAGGAACCGCGTGGCCCGCTCCAGTCCCCCGTCGAACAGCCCCTCGCGGGCGCCCGCGAACAGCGAGTGGACGTAGAGGTCCTGGCCCTCCGTCTTGACCGTCAGCGTCCCGGGCGTCAGCGTGATGCTGTTCGCCAGCGTCGTGATCGGCGACGACCCCCACACGACGGCGCGCACCCGGGTCATCCGGGGTTCGATCGGCAGCTTCGGGTGCAGGATGATGTACGTCACCTGGAGGTTCGCGACGACGATCTCGTAGAGGAGGTACGGCACGAACAGCAGGAGCCGCGCCGCGATGCCGAACCAGCGGCGGACCCCCGGGCGGCGCGCGAGCGTGATGCGGTGGAGCGCACCGGCGACCACCGCGGCGGCGAACCCGCCGGTGATCAGTTCGTAGTAGAAGTCGTAGGCCTCGCCGGTCAGGATGGTGAAGCCGCCGAGAAGCTGGTAGAACAGAAAGGAGAGGCCGAACAGCGCGCCGAACTGCAGGGCACCCCCGGCCCGTTCCAGGCGCGGCGCGCGGACCGGCGTCTCGACGGGCGCCTCCTCGACGGCGAGGCCGCGCCGCGCGAGGTCGACCTCCATCGGCCGGAGCAGCGGGACGTTGCCGCCCGGGCTGTACTCGGGGTCGACGACGACCCGTTCGAGGCCGTGCGCGTCGGCGTACTCCGCGATGACGCGCGCGTAGTCGTCCGGGCTGAACAGGTACTCGTCGGCGCCGATGACGGCCGTCTCGACCGACAGGTCGGCGTCGCCGGCGTCCTCGCGGGCCCAGACGTCGACCCGCTCGAGCAGGTCCTCGGTCTCCTCGCGGGCCGGGTCGGAGACGCCGTCGTACTCGTCCCACGCGACCGGCGCCACGAAGTGGACGGCCGGGTCGTCGCCCTCGATGGCCGTCTCGACCGCGTAGGCGACCGTGTTCCGCAGTGAGACCGACTCCCCCACTGGGACGAGCACCGCACCGCCCGGGTCCGTCTCGGAAGCTGGGTCAGACACGGCTTGTCACTATCCCCTATTCGCCCACCACGCATCAAAACGGTTTATCTTCCGGTCCGTCGGGCCGGCCGCCGTCGGGCGGCGCCCCGCGGGATGGAGGCCGGCCGCCGGGAGCGCGCTCCAGGCAAGAACCCTTAACTCGGCGGGCGTCGCAGGCGGTCCCATGACAGAGTCGGCGCGCGCGTTCGTCCCCGGTCACGTGACCGGGTTCTTCAGCGCCCACCCCGACGACGACCCCACGAAGGCCGGCTCCCGGGGCGCCGGCGTCGCCCTGAGCGACGGCGTGACCGTCCGCGTCGAACCCGGCGACGGACTCGAACTCGACGGCGAGTCCGTAGCCGTGGAGCCGGTCGACCGCGTGCTCGAGGCCCTCCGGGTCGACGCCCGCGTCGTCGCCGAGACGGAGGTCCCCGTCGGCGCCGGCTTCGGCGTCTCGGGGGCGCTGGCCCTCGGGACGGCGCTTGCCGCCAACGAGGTCTTCGACCGCGGCCTCTCGGAGAACGAACTCGTCACCGTCGCCCATGGCGCCGAGGTCCAGTCGGGGACCGGCCTCGGCGACGTCGTCGGGCAGGCCCGCGGCGGCTTCCCGGTCCGCCTGGACCCCGGCGCGCCCGCGTACGGGACCATGGACGGCGTCCCCGCCGCCGGCCAGGTGGAGTACCTCTCCTTCGGCGAGCTCTCGACGGAGGAGGTCATCACCGGCGACACCGAGCAGCTGACCCTCGCCGGGAAGCAGTCGCTGTCGACGCTCGTCGCCGACCCGACGCTGGAGACGTTCATGCAGGCCTCCCGCCGGTTCGCCCGGGAGGCCGACCTGCTGACCCCGCGGCTCCGCGAGGCGATACAGGACGTCGCCGACGCGGGCGGCGAGGCGTCGATGGCGATGCTCGGCGAGACGGTCTTCGCGCTCGGGACCGGGCTCTCCGACGCCGGCTACGACGCCGATCGCTGCGACGTCCACCTCGCCGGCGGCCACCTCCGCTGAGGCGAGCCCGGACGAGCCTCCCATACGAGGAGTTCGACTTACCGTTTCTGCCGTTCCGATGCTCCTGCAAGGAACAGGTCGATGGCTCGAACAGTGCCCTTCACGCCGATCGACGAGGCGGTGTACAACCTCGAGCGGAAGTCGATGCCGTGGAACGTCCAGTTCGAGGTCGCGTCGACCGCGTCCATCGACGTCGGGACGCTCCGCGAGGCGGCCCGCGACGCTGCGGCGACCCACCCCCTCGCGCGGGCCAGGCGGCGGCACCACCACGGCTGGGACAGCCAGTACCGCTGGGCGATCCCGGACGAGGTCGACGACGTCCCGGTCCGGACGGTCGCCGTCGACGACGAGGCGGACCTCGCCGCGGCGCGGACCGACTTCTTCGGCGAGCCCTTCGACCTCACCGAACCGGCGCCGCCGTTCCGCCTGCTGGTCGCCCAGGGCGCCGGCGCCGACGGGGGCGACCGGTTGCTCCTGTGCCACAGTCACGTCGCGGCCGACGGCGTCGGGGGACTGCGGTTGCTGCGGTCCATCTGCAGCGCCTACCGCGGCGAGGACCTCGAGCGCGCCGTCGACCTCGAGACCGCCCACGCGGCGCTGGAGGACCGGCGGCCATCGTCGATCGCCGGCCGCCTCAACCGCGTCGGGGAGGCCGCCGGCCACCTCCGGAACGCGGTGGAACCACCCTCCCGACTCGCCCCGGTCGAGGGCGCCGACGAGTCCGGCTGGGGCTTCCTCACCCGGCGGGTCCCCAACGACCTCGCCACGCGGCTGGTCGAGGACCGCCCCGAGGGCGTCTCGGTCAACGACGTCCTGCTCGCCGCGCTGCACCTCGCCATCGGCCGCTGGAACGCCGACCGGGGCGACCCCGCCGACAAGATCAGCCTGATGATGCCGGTGAACCTCCGGCCGGCGGAGTGGCGCTACGACGCGGTGGGGATGTACGCGCTGTTCGAGAGCGTCACGACGCGCGACGACGACAGGCGGGACCCGGACGCGACCGTCGAGCGCGTCGCCGAGCAGACGGCGGAGCTGAAGGAGCCCGACCGGGCGGCCGCGTTCCTCGAATCCCTGGAACTCATCCCGACCGGAACGCCGGTCGGCCTCAAGCAGCAGCTCCCGGCGTTCCTGCGCGGTCCCGGAGAGGGGTTGCTCGACACGGCGATGCTGTCGAACCTCGGGCGCGTCCCCGAACCGCTACCGGCCCTGGAGGGGACGGAACCGGGGTCGGTGTGGTTCTCGCCGCCGGCCTGGAGACCGACCCCGCTGGGCGTCGGCGTCGTCACCGTCGGTGAGACGATCCACCTGTGCTTCCGGTACGTCCGGTCGACCTTCGACGGGGAGGCCGCGGTCGCGTTCGCGGACCTGTACCTCGACCGGCTCGCGGCGGTCGCGTGACCGTCGAATTCGACGGAACGTCCGACCGTAGAGGGTCGACGTCACGCCGAACGCGTCGCTATCGGAGCGGAGAGATCGGTAGGAATACCCGCTTCAGAGGCGCTTGGCCTCGATCCGACCGTCGCTCGTCAGGGTGACCCGGCAGTCGAAGTACTCGAACGAGAGCGCGCCGTTGACGACGCGGCCCTCGCCGACCTCGGTGCCCCACAGCGACGAGAGGCTGTCGGGGTCGACGACCTCGCTGAGCTGCTCGTCGACGTCGCGCGGCTCGATGCCGTGACAGTCGGCGACGGCGCGGACCACGTCGTAACACACGCTGTCAGTCCGTTCGGTTCGATGAGTGACTGCCATGTACCAATCATGATGTTAGAGACACGTAAATACATTCTCCTGATTTCAGCCGGTAAACCACGTACGAGTCCGCTCCCCGGAGAACGCGACGGGGCGTCCCGTTCATTTATAAGCGAAGACGGTTCTTCGCTCCCGGCCGCCAGAGCGGGAGCCTTTTAGGAACCGGTCGCACACCGACGCGTATGACCGGTCCGGACATCCCCGAGTCCCACCCCCGCTACGAGTCGCTGCTGACGCGGCACCGCATCGAGGAGGGCGTCGACCTCGGCATCACCTCCCGGCAGGGCCTCATCGCGCAGGGCCGCGGCGAGGCCTTCGACTACCTGCTCGGCGAGGAGACGCTGCCGAGCGCCGACGAGGCCGAGCGCGTCGCGGCCGCCCACCTGCTCCGCGCCGACCACGCCGTCCTCTCGATCAACGGCAACGTCGCGGCGCTGGCGCCCGGCGAGATGGTCGAACTCGCCGCGGCGACCGGCGCCGACCTCGAGGTGAACCTGTTCAACCGGACCGAAGAGCGGATGGAGAAGATCGCCGCGCACCTCCGCGAGCACGGCGCCGAGGCGGTCAAGGGACTCACTGCCGACGGCCGCATCCCGGGGCTGGACCACGAGCGCGCGAAGGTGGACGCCGACGGCATCGGCAGCGCCGACGTCGTGCTCGTCCCCCTCGAGGACGGCGACCGGGCCGAGGCCCTCGCCGAGATGGGCAAGACCGAACTCGTGATCGACCTCAACCCGCTGTCGCGGTCGGCACAGACCGCGACCGTCCCCATCGTCGACAACCTGATCCGGGCGGTGCCGAACATCACGGCGCACGCCCGCGACCTGGCCGACGCGAGCGAGGAGGAACTGGCAGAAATCGTCGAGGGGTTCGACGCCGCGGCAGCGCTGGAGGACGCGGAGCGGGCGATCCGATCGATGGAGTGACCGGACGGACCGGTCCCGACAGACGGAACGGGGACGGAGCGAAGAGGATACGGGGCGAGCGGTGTCCGACTACGCTTCCTGGGGGCCGACAGAAGATCCGACGTTGGCGGTCTCCTCGGCCGGTTCGACGTCGACCGAGACGCCGTCCTTCGCGGAGACGACCGTGACGAGGTACTCCCGGTAGGTGAACTCGACCTGGCCCTGCTTCCGCCGTTCGTCGTACTGCGGGTCGAACATCGAGTCGAGGGCGTCGGGGTCGACGACATCGCCCAGCGGGACCTCGAACTCCAGGGGGTCGACGCCTTCCTGGTCGGCGATCGCCTCGATCACGAGCTCGCTCGTCCGGTTCTCCTCGGGGGTTGGGTCCGCGTGAGTCATTGGGGAATCCCATACGCTGCGGCCACATAAGTCCCGCGGATGTGCATCCTCGAAACCCTCGAAATAACCGCCTAGCGACCGAGAGAAAGCATTATCCGGTGATAGTAGAGAGATATTATTTACCGATACCATGAATATCACGTAACCCCAGGAAATCTCTGACACATCTCTGCCGGCCCGGCGGGCGCGCGCGCGCACCGCCGAGCGGCGGCGGTCGTCTTGCGGACGTCTGACGTAGTGTTTTGTGTGTCGGGCGGTAAGCCCCCGGCATGACGAGCCTCACGGAGGTCTACGAGGGAGGCAACGGGGCCGGCCTCCGGCGGCTGTACGTCGGCGTCGCGCTGTTCGCTGTCGGCGCGGCCCTCCTCATCGCCGGTCTGCTAGTCGCGTCGACCGACGTCGGGGCCCGGTTCGGCCTCGACCTGTACGACGCCCGCGAGGTGGCGGGCGTCCTCGGCGGGGTCGGGTTCCCGACGGTCCTCGTCGGGACGATGACGGTCCTGCCGCGGGCGTCGCGTCGCGTCCAGACGGCCGGCGTCGCCGGCGCCGCGATCTGTCTCGCCGGTGTCGTGATGTTCCGGCACTGGTACCCGGTCCACTGGATGGGCGGGTCGGGCAACACCACGATGACGCTGGTCGTCGCGGGCACGTACTTCGGCGGCGCCATCGTCTCGACGTGGTGTCTGTTCACCGCCGTCGCGAACTTCAAGGCGCGCAACGACCCCGGTGGCACCGTCAAGCTCGAGATCACGAAGGGCGGGGAGACGCGCGTCGTCGAGGTCTCGAACGACAACCTCCGCGGGCGGCTCGGCGGCATCGGCCTCCTCGGCGGGACGCCGGACGACCACGTCGAGACGCAGACGAACCGCGCCGGCGGGACCGGTGGCGGGTCGACGTCGTCGACACCGCGGTCCTCCGCCTCGAGTACGACCCGGAAACGCTCGACCCAATCCTCGAACCGCTCGGCCGCTGGCGGTCTCGGGTCCCCCAGCCCCGGCGTCACCGACGGCGGCGCGGCCAGCGACGACGGCATCCGCGAGCCCACGGGCACCGACGACGGCATCCGCGAGCCCACGGGCACCGACGACGCCGAACTCCTGGACGAGAAGCCCACCTCCGTCGGCGACACCTACTGCGGCAACTGCGCGCACTTCCGGTACGTCCGCACCGACGACGGGATGGTCCCCTACTGCGGCTTCCACAGCGAGGCCATGGACGACATGGACGCCTGCCAGGAGTGGACCCCTAACAACTGACGACGCCGTCCTCTGGGCCTGCAATTGCAGGCTCCGCCTCCTTCCGACGACCGCCCGTCTAGGTTCCATGCCGATCCGACCGCCGACTGCGGACGCCCTCCAGGAACTCGGCGACGACCTCTACCTCGACCTCACCGACGAGGAACTCGCCATCTACGAGGAGCTGGCCGAAGACCGGATCGAGTCCTTCGAGACGGTCCTGTCCTACGACCCTGAGTCGCGGCTCGGCGGGACCGAGCCACGCGAGCGGAGCGCCGGCGCCCGCGTGCCGGACGAGGCCGACCCCTACAACGCCTGGGTCTCCGACTGCCACGTCGAGGGCGACCCGGGCGGCGACCTCGACGGCTGGCGCGTCGGCATGAAGGACAACGTCTGCGTCGCCGGCGTCGAGATGACCTGCGGCTCCCAGGTCGTCGAGGGGTACGTCCCCGACCGTGACGCCACCGTCGTGACCCGCGTGCTCGAGGCCGGCGCCGACGTCGTCGGGAAGACGAACATGGACGACATGGCGATGACGACGACGGGCCACAGCGCCTTCGGCCCGATCCTGAACCCTCACGACGAGGGGCACCTGGCGGGCGGCTCCAGCGGCGGCAGCGCCGTCGCCGTCGCGACCGGGGACGTCGACGCCGCCATTGGCTCCGACCAGGGCGGCAGCGTCCGCATCCCGGCCGCGTTCTGCGGCGTCGTCGGCCACAAGCCGACCTACGGGCTGGTCCCCTACACCGGCTGTATCGGCATCGAACACGTCATCGACCACCCGGGGCCAATCGGCCCCGACGTCGAGAGTGTCGCCAGGGTCCTCTCGGCGATCGCCGGCAGCAACGAGCGGGCCATCAGGGACCACGCGCCGGTCCCCGTCGAGCGGTACGAGGACGCCCTGGACGGCGACGTCGACGGCCTCACGGTCGGCGTCCTCGACGAGGGGTTCGACCGCGACGGCGCCGAAGCCCCCGTCGTGGAGCGGGCGAGCGCGGCCGTCGACGAACTCGCCGACGCCGGCGCGACCGTGGAGTCGGTCTCGGAGCCGATGCACCTCGACGCCGACGACATCCACTCGGTCGCCTCCTCCGAGGGGATGCTCGACGCGATGCTGGGCGAGGGGCTCGGCCACGGCTGGAAGGCGTGGTACAACACCTCCTGGATCGAGTCCTTCGGGAAGTTCCGCCGCGCCCAGAGCGACGACTTCCCCGCCGCCCTGAAATTGCCGCTGCTCGTCGGCGCCTACACCAACCAGCGGTACCACTCGCGGTACTACGCCCGTGCGATGAACCTCACGGTGGAGATGACCGAACGCTACGACGCGCTCCTCGACGAGGTCGACCTGCTGGCGATGCCGACGACGGTGACCCGGCCGCCGGAGCGCGACCCCGACCGCGACCAGTACGACTGGCTCCGGGCGGAGCCGGTCGTCGACAACACCACGCCCTTCAACCGCACCGGCCACCCCGCGGTCAGCGTCCCCGCCGGTCGCGTGGACGGACTGCCCGTGGGACTGATGCTCGTCGGCGAGCGGTTCGACGACGCGACGGTGCTGAACGCCGCTTCCGTGCTGGAGTCCGCTCTCGCGTCGTAGCCCTACTCGAGGACGCGTCGCATCCGGTCCCAGTGGCTGCCCCGCCAGAAGACCTGCCCGCAGTCGCGACAGCGCCAGCAGTCCGTCTCCGCGGGGCCGGGGGCGTACTCGGGTGTCGATTCCCTCCCGGGGACCGGTTCGAGTCGCCCGTTGCATCGCCCGCAGCGCACGGGCCGGTCGGCGACCTCGAGTTCGACCCCGGCCTCGCGGAGTTCGGTCAGTTGCGCTTCGACCGCCCGCTCGGTGAGCAGGACCGATCGGTCGGCCCTGCCCGCCAACTGTACGTCGCGCGTCACGAGAATCCGATCCTCCTCGCCCGCTATCTCGAACAACCGGTCGTCGGCCTCGACGCCGAGGTCGCCGGCGTAGGCCGCGTCGTACCCGCAGAGCCGGAGGTAGACCGGGAGTTTGCCGAGCATGACGTCGAGGAGGAGCCGGTGCTCGTCTGGTCGGATAGAATCGACGCCATCCTTCTCGTCGTCGTGCTCGTCCACGCCTCACTCACCCCGGAGCGGAGAGGGCGCTCGCCGTCCAGTTCCGCCGACGGGCGTCAAGGAGCCGACGGGCATCAGAGCCCGAGGAACGACCCGAGGCCGTCGGCGTCGCGGCAGTTGAGCACGTCCTCGGGCTCGGCCCAGCCGCGGCGAGCGGTGTGGACGCCGTACCGGATAAGCTCGTAGGACGCCGGGCGGTGGGCGTCGGTGTTGATGCTGATGGTCGCGCCGGCATCGACGGCGACCTTGACGTAGGAGGAGCGGAGGTCCAGGCGGTTCGGGTTCGCGTTGATCTCCAGGGCCGTCTCGTGCTCGGCGGCCGCGTCGACGACGCGCTGGATGTCGATATCGTGACCGGGACGCTGGTTCAGCATCCGGCCGGTCGGGTGGCCGACGACGTCGACCTCGGGGTGTTCGATGGCGGCGACGATGCGGTCGGTGCCGTCGCCCTCGAGGCCGCTGTGCGGCGAGGCGACGACGCAATCGAGTTCGGCGAGGACGTCGTCGCCGACGCTGATCTCGCCCTCGGTGCCGATGTTCGCCTCGACGCCCGCGAACACGTCGACCGGCGCGTCGTCGGCGACCTCGCGGACCTCGGCGATCTGCTCGCGGAGTTCCTCGTCCTCGAGACCGACGCCGCCGACCATCCCGGGACCGGTGGCGTGGTCGGCGACAGAAATGTAGTCGTGGCCGAACTCGGCGGCCGCCTCGGCCATCCGCTCGATCGTCGTCTCGCCGTCGGACCACCGCGTGTGGAGGTGGAGGTCGCCGCGGACGTCGTCGGCGGTGAGGAGGTCCGGGAGCGCGGCTTCGCCCTCGACGGCGGCCTCGACCTCCCCGCGGTTCTCCCGGAGTTCCGGCGGCGTCCAGGCCATCCCGATGGCCCCGTAGACGTCCGCCTCGGTCTCGCCGGCGATGCGCTCGCCGACCCGCTGGCCGGCATCGGGGTCCTCGACCTCGCTCACGTCGAAGACGCCGTACTCGTTGACCTTCAGACCCTGCTCGATGGCGCGGTTCCGCATCTTCACGTTGTGGTCCTTGCTGCCGGTGAAGTACTGGAGGGCGGCGCCGAACTCCGCCGGGACGACCACCCGGAGGTCG includes:
- the polX gene encoding DNA polymerase/3'-5' exonuclease PolX, with the translated sequence MSENAEVAALLEEMADHLEARGVDYKPITYRRAADSIRAQPVGVGKLYEEGGEEALLEIEDVGEAFASKTVEYLETGTIEELEELQAELPVEMDALTAVEGVGPRTVKDLYDALGVETLDELEAAAEAGEIREVKGFGEKTEQNILEKIPFAREARKRSLLGEARPVADRVVGFLEESPAVERVDVAGSLRRWRPTIGDVDVLVASDDAQAVVDHFEGWADADDVIEAGESKASVRSRGMRVDLRVVVPAEFGAALQYFTGSKDHNVKMRNRAIEQGLKVNEYGVFDVSEVEDPDAGQRVGERIAGETEADVYGAIGMAWTPPELRENRGEVEAAVEGEAALPDLLTADDVRGDLHLHTRWSDGETTIERMAEAAAEFGHDYISVADHATGPGMVGGVGLEDEELREQIAEVREVADDAPVDVFAGVEANIGTEGEISVGDDVLAELDCVVASPHSGLEGDGTDRIVAAIEHPEVDVVGHPTGRMLNQRPGHDIDIQRVVDAAAEHETALEINANPNRLDLRSSYVKVAVDAGATISINTDAHRPASYELIRYGVHTARRGWAEPEDVLNCRDADGLGSFLGL